From a single Erpetoichthys calabaricus chromosome 1, fErpCal1.3, whole genome shotgun sequence genomic region:
- the LOC127527728 gene encoding gastrula zinc finger protein XlCGF49.1-like produces the protein MRIHTGEKPYCCSECGKQFSRRSQVQTHKIIHTGEKPYCCSDCGKQFSQRGYLKIHQRIHTGEKPYCCSECGTQFYHKHGLQIHKSVHTGQKPFCCSECGKTFSQRSNLQSHKVIHTGEKPYCCSECGKQFSQRSYLKSHKRIHTGKKPYCCSECGKQFHHKSGLESHKSIHTGEKPYCCNQCDKQFSQRRNLQIHQRIHTGEKPFSCNECGKQFSQRNNLISHERMHTGEKPYCCSECGRRYARITNLKIHSCRKR, from the coding sequence ATGcgaattcacacgggagagaagccatactgctgttctgaatgtggaaaacagttTTCACGAAGAAGCCAAgttcagacccacaaaataattcacacaggggagaagccatattgttgttccgattgtggcaaacagttttcacaaagagGCTACCTTAAGATCCACCAAAgaattcatacaggagagaagccatattgttgttctgaatgtggtacaCAGTTCTACCACAAGCATGGTCTTCAGATCCACAAAAGCgttcacacaggacagaagccattttgctgttcGGAGTGTGGCAAAACGTTTTCACAAAGAAGCAACCTTCAGAGCCACAAGGtaattcacacgggagagaagccatattgctgtagtgaatgtggcaaacagttttcacaaagaaGCTACCTTAagagccacaaaagaattcacactggaaagaaaccatactgttgttctgagtgtggcaaacaatttcATCACAAGAGTGGCCTTGAAAGCCATAAAagcattcacacaggagagaagccatattgctgtaatcaaTGTgacaaacagttttcacaaagaaGAAATCTTCAGATCCATCAAaggattcacacaggagagaagccgttttcctgtaatgaatgtggcaaacagttttcacaaagaaACAACCTTATAAGCCATGAAAGAATGcatacaggagagaagccgtattgttgttctgaatgtggcaggcGATATGCTCGTATAACCAATCTGAAGATCCACTCTTGTAGGAAAAGATGA